The proteins below come from a single Magallana gigas chromosome 10, xbMagGiga1.1, whole genome shotgun sequence genomic window:
- the LOC136272454 gene encoding uncharacterized protein, whose product MTAKMELIRSCFYFGLFVCFGAQGFSFDDHLRIRTVQRNEGQDNCPTYERMGACMDGKVGDPPFNKTSDGTYVFAENLFSRVCSLFTELSKCYKSFGLPDCDTPLPTYVKKSRDLANLICRNKDKWTSLLGCINKRTFQSAVTTWANSDNQQGNAENICSTANEKLNEFLQSTRTACGEEDYTTIKTALSRDAFIFVSTFGIPRYPEQCDFQVEETPSSAL is encoded by the exons ATGACGGCAAAAATGGAACTCATAAGGTCCTGTTTTTATTTTGGCTTATTTGTCTGCTTTGGGGCGCAAGGTTTTTCATTTGATGATCACCTTAGGATAAGGACGGTTCAGAGAAATGAAG GTCAAGACAACTGTCCGACGTATGAGCGGATGGGAGCTTGTATGGACGGAAAGGTAGGCGATCCACCTTTCAACAAGACATCAGATGGAACATACGTATTCGCCGAAAATCTGTTTTCTCGTGTGTGCAG tttatttaCTGAATTAAGTAAATGCTACAAAAGCTTTGGACTCCCGGACTGCGATACACCTCTGCCAACCTATGTCAAGAAGTCACGTGATCTAGCAAATTTGATTTGTCGTAATAAAGACA AGTGGACTTCGCTGTTAGGATGTATCAATAAGAGGACTTTTCAATCCGCAGTTACAACCTGGGCAAACTCAGACAACCAACAAGGGAACGCTGAAAATATATGTTC GACTGCaaatgaaaaactaaatgaattCCTGCAATCTACACGTACAGCTTGTGGAGAGGAAGACTATACAACGATAAAGACGGCGCTAAGCAGAGATGCCTTTATCTTCGTTAGTACATTCGGGATCCCGCGTTACCCCGAGCAATGTGACTTTCAAGTTGAGGAGACGCCTTCGTCTGCTCTGTAA